In Cryptococcus depauperatus CBS 7841 chromosome 4, complete sequence, a single window of DNA contains:
- a CDS encoding mRNA surveillance protein pelota: MKLVNKHVEKDGSGYVTLRPEDDEDMWHVYNLISEGDLVRAVAMRRVQTMSSTGSSDSYRVRTNLTLVVTKTSFSPAASSSTGTGQVEKKEPTSSLQISGKVAEENNYVKMGAYHTLDLEANRDFRLTKATGWDSVALERVHESTQEGRGAEVGAIVCGEGTAAICLLSEHMTTVRQRIDTPVPRKRKGGTSGHDKAVENFLSTVYNAILRLVPFQTLKAIVIASPGFTKETLYDYIFQQATLQSNKPLLASRSKWIKVHSSTSHVHGLMEALKAPEISKMLSGAKFAKESQGLDKFHKMLATNELRAWYGPDHVALAVDRGAVGTLLISDDLFRSSDPVKRTHYVQMVESVRSRGGEALIYSSMHESGQQLNLLTGIAAILTYPLDIEVVEMEEKEDKERRDREAKEAQTKGET; this comes from the exons ATGAAGCTCGTCAACAAgcatgttgaaaaagacggCTCG GGTTATGTGACATTACGGcctgaagatgatgaagatatGTGGCATGTCTACAATTTGATCTCAGAA GGAGATCTTGTTCGAGCAGTGGCTATGCGTCGAGTCCAAACCATGTCTTCAACAGGATCATCAGACTCGTATCGCGTCCGAACCAACTTGACTCTTGTGGTCACAAAGACATCTTTTTCGCCTGCTGCATCGTCATCCACAGGAACGGgacaagttgagaagaaggagcCAACGTCAAGTTTACAGATATCAGGCAAAGTTGCCGAGGAGAATAATTATGTGAAGATGGGCGCATATCACACCCTTGACTTGGAAG CCAATAGAGACTTTAGGTTAACAAAGGCCACCGGCTGGGATTCCGTCGCCCTTGAGCGTGTTCATGAATCTACTCAAGAAGGTCGCGGGGCCGAAGTGGGAGCCATTGTCTGCGGAGAGGGCACAGCGGCCATTTGTCTTCTTTCGGAACACATGACCACCGTCCGTCAACGTATAGACACTCCTGTCCCTCGAAAGCGAAAAGGAGGCACATCAGGCCATGACAAAGCTGTCGAGAATTTCTTATCTACCGTGTATAATGCTATACTCCGTCTTGTTCCTTTCCAAACACTTAAAGCTATCGTCATTGCCTCACCCGGGTTCACCAAGGAAACATTGTACGACTACATTTTCCAACAAGCAACATTACAATCAAACAAACCTCTCTTGGCATCGAGATCAAAATGGATCAAAGTCCATTCAAGTACGAGTCATGTACATGGGCTCATGGAGGCATTGAAAGCGCCAGAGATTAGCAAAATGCTCTCTGGGGCAAAatttgcaaaagaaagtCAAGGATTGGATAA ATTTCACAAAATGTTGGCTACCAACGAATTGAGAGCTTGGTATGGTCCTGATCATGTGGCACTTGCTGTTGACCGGGGCGCTGTGGGCACTCTTCTTATATCAGACGACCTCTTTCG TTCGTCTGATCCTGTAAAAAGGACTCACTATGTCCAGATGGTTGAATCGGTACGCTCACGTGGCGGAGAGGCACTCATCTATTCATCTATGCATGAATCCGGTCAACAACTCAATTTGCTCACTGGTATTGCTGCGATCCTGACATATCCACTGGATATTGAGGTAGTcgagatggaggaaaaggaagacaaggaaagaagagacagagaagCGAAGGAGGCTCAGACAAAAGGTGAGACCTAA